AAAGAAAAGTACAGCTGAGTTTGAAGCAGATAAGGCAGCAATTAGTCAGATCAAAACATTTGATGAGATCAGGCGAACGATGCAAAAGGCAAAGATCTACCTCAAGGGGAATCTGGATACACCCGGCACAAAGCTGGAGCTTAAGGAGATAGAGGACGATTTTGTTGTTGCAGGAGACGGTGTTTTTACCAATAAGGGTTCTGCACAAACATTCCGTAATTTAACAGCTACCTCAAAAATATTGTCGGAACTGGTCAATATTGCCCATGCACGGAAATTGAAGCTGGATACCCGGCAACAGGAATTGAATAACTTTCGTTACCAACTGGATTCGTTACTGAGTGTACCTGCATTATTTAAATTTCCAACAGACTCGACTACGCTGATGAAGTACCTTCAGAAGATTCGGGTGGTGGCTTATGAAACAAGTCCGGTGGATTCCTCTCTTAAATTGGCGGGAAATAATATTCAATCCCTGCTCAATCAGGTTAATATGACGGTTTTTAAATTGCAAAGCAGTTTAGAAGAGATCGAGTCTTACCAGAAAGATATGGCAGGCAATACCTATAAAAGAGAATTTGATAACATCTGGGCACCTCCTGCTTATTACCGCCCATTTGGAGAGATACTTGAATTTTCAGCAACCAAAGGATTATTGACGCTTAGTTTTTACGCTAAAAATAACTCTGGTAAATTAATAATATTGGTTTTATTGATACTCACTTCTTTTGTTTACCTGCGGTCGCTTAGAAATATTTATATAGAGGCTGACTTGCTGAAATCTGATTTTGAGGGCCAACTGGTATTGCGGTACCCCTTGTTGTCTGCTACATTGCTTGTGCTTAGCTTGTTTCAGTTCTTTTTTCTATCACCGCCCTTTATTTTGAATGTGATCTTCTGGTTAGTGTCTTGTGCTTGCCTGACCATCATCTTCAATAAATATGTGAACCGATACTGGATGCGGGTATGGTTGATCATGGTTTTGTTTTTTGCAGTTACTGCGGTAGCTAATCTGGTTTTGCAAGCCTCTAGAATTGAACGCTGGTTTATGCTGATCGTTTCTATGATTGGGTTTATGGTAGGATTGATGACCTTAATAAAAGGCCGCCGGGAAAAACTACGGGAAAAATGGATCATCTGGTCCATCGCTTTTATGGTTGTACTGGAATTTGCTGCCATCATAGCAAACCTGTTTGGCCGGTATAATCTGGCGAAGACGTTGTTTATCAGTGGTTTTTTGAATGTGGTTATTGCGATTCTTTTTCTTTGGACAGTACGTTTAATTAATGAGGGGCTGTTCCTGGCTTTTAATGTCTATTCCGGACAAGATAGAAAGCTCTTTTATCTCAACTTTGAGCGGGTAGGTAAAAAAGCCCCGCCGCTATTTTATGTCTTGCTTGTTGTGGGATGGGCGGTGTTATTTGGCCGTAATTTTCCTGCATTTGAGTACCTGTCTGAACCACTTCAGAACTTTTTTAGTCAGGAGCGCACATTGGGTGGTTATACTTTTAGTATTTATAATTTGGTGCTGTTTCTTGCGATTATGCTCATTTCGGTGATTGTATCTAAGGTTGTTTCCTTTTTTGCTTCCGATGGTCATCTTGCTTCCGGAAAGGAGAATAAACAGGAACGGCAGGGAATAGGGAGCTGGTTATTGCTGGTTCGTATTTCCATTCTCTGCATTGGCTTGTTTCTGGCCATTGCGGCGGCAGGAATCCCGGTAGACCGGATTACCATTGTTTTAGGGGCATTGGGGGTAGGTATTGGCTTTGGCTTGCAAACTTTGGTGAACAACCTGGTGAGTGGGCTGATTATTGCATTTGAAAAGCCGGTGAATGTAGGAGATATCGTAGATGTTGATGGTCAGGGGGGAAAGATGAAATCTATTGGATTTAGAAGCAGCGTGATCTCTAACTGGGATGGTGCGGATGTGGTGATGCCGAATGGCGATTTGCTGAATGCTCATCTGATCAATTGGTCGCTTGGAGGAAATCGTAAACGGGTATCTATCCTGATCGGTATTTCCTATGATTCAGATCTTGAAAAGTCCCGGCAGTTATTGACTGGTATTTTAGGCAATGAACCTCGAATTAGTAAGAACCCTGCCCCGGTTGTCCAGTTTGAGCAGTTAGGGAGTAGTTCGATTGAGCTAAAGGTCTATTTCTGGACCAAACATATCGGAGAGGCTAACGTGACCAAAAGTGATCTCATTGTGGCTATAGTAGATGCCTTTAAGGAGAACGGAATTGCCATACCATTTCCTCAGCAGGATGTTTATCTTCATCATCCGGATAAAAAAGAATCGCATTAATTGTGTCGAATTTTTAATATAAAAGAAATTTTATGCAGAGATTTACAGGTGGAATATGAAGTAAATACGAGAATATAATCGTTAAGAAATAAATCCTATTTATAAAAGACGCAGGCAAAAGGAATGAAAAAACACCTTAAATATATTGACGGTACTTCAGATAAATTCTGGCAGATTGAAGTGACGGATGCTACCTATACGGTTACTTATGGAAGAAACGGCACCAGCGGGACTTCGCAGTCCAAATCATTTGAAAGCAATGAAGCATGTTTAAAAGTAGCAGAGAAATTACTTAATGAAAAAGTTAAGAAAGGGTATTCGGAGGATGGAGAGGTAGTAATCAGTAACCCCGTATCCAGATCTGCCAAAAGTTCCGGTACGGATATACAGGTTGTTTTTGATGCTTACGATGCCATTATTAAATCTAAAAACCTAAGGGCGCTGTTGCCCTTTTTAAAGGAATATGCCAAAGGAAATGTCGAAGTTCTAAAAAAGCACATCAGGAAAAGCAAGCGTTATTGGATGGACTTTGTTGACCTTAGCAAAGAACCTCAATTTAAAAAACACAATTCCCAATGGGGTACAAGAGGAGATCAGCTGCAAAATGATATCATTAGCCTAAGTGCTATCGCGTTGTTTAACAAGACGGATATCACCCCATGGGATGATGCTTTTGAATTATTGAAAAGAGCTGATGAGCCGGTGATTCTGGAAGTGTTACACTGGTCGAAACCGGAATGGCTGGAGGGATTTTTATTGGATAAGGCAAAAAGAGACAATTGGAGAAGGTTTGATTACCTGTCTTTACGTGCTTTGGAAAAGGAATCATTGATCCAACATCAGCCGGAGTTATATGCTTTAAGTCTGGCTTCTTTTAATGAGTGGACAGGGAAAATCAAAAGCAGAAAGTTTATTGACTATATTGTTAATGATCAGGTGGCTTATGAACGTGATGTACCTGAATTATTTAATTATGAAACTGAACTTCAAAACGGACATTTCAGAGATCATGATAAAGAACCATATGATGCCCATAATATCTGGGAGATCATTTTTGATACATTGCTGGACGAAGGTAAACTAAAGCGGAAAACCTTTATTGAAGAGGCGATCTTAATCCAGTCTAAGGACTGGAATAACAACCTCAAATCTTTTTTTCGCAAAAGGCTGGCTGAGCTGAATCCGCTTGCGGATGAGTTGTTACCGCTACAGGAAAGCATCTTTGCCTGTCTGCATTATCCTTATGCACCGGTTGTTAATTTTGCAATGGAACTGATTAAGAAGATCTATGAAGAAAAGAAGTTTAGCATAAATTCCTTCCTGGATTGGATGGAGCCGGTGATGATGGCGACGGATAATAAAACTGCAATTAAAACTGCATTCCCTGTTTTAGAGAAACTGAATAGACAACATCCTAAGTTCAATGAAAGAATTACCGCTTTGCTGGCAGATGTTTATGTAGTTCCGGATTTAAATATACAGGAGAGGGCGACTAAGCTACTTCTGAAAATCGCCTCCGGAAAAGATCAGCACCTGAGTGAAAAGTTATCTTCATACGTTAGCCTGATGCAGGGAAACGTGAGAGCGAGCCTAAGTTCTTTGCTAACTGAAGATACTTTGCTAATTGATCAGGAAGAAACGGAAACTTATCATTACGAGCCAAAAAAAGAGAAGGTGTTATTGCAGGAGATTGGGCTTCCCAAGGACTGGAATGATATTGTGTTTTTATTCGGGAAGTTTATTGCTTCTGATGAGGTGATAGATGGGGAAGTACTGCTAAACACTTATATTACCCAAAAACAGCTCTTTCCCGAAGATTATACAGCGCAGCTTCAGCCTTATGGTAAGCAGTTAGAAAAGAAATACTTTGAAAGCGTATATAAATCCTATATCAGTGTTTTCCTGCAGCAAAAGATTCATAATTATGATATTGAATTTAAGGTACAGGATGTCCCGTATCAAAAAGTAAAAACGTTATTGCTGGTCAAACCTTTGCTTAATGCGGTGCAGAAAAGAATGAACAGCAAAACGTTGCTGCCCATGTTGTCATTTCCTTCACATCTGCCGTATTGGGTAGCCCCTAAAGTGTTGATGGAAAGACTGGTCGCTTATCAGAAAGCAGGAGAAGAAATTGATAAACTGGATCTGAGCATCGCCATCAGCAGAATGCCAAGAGAAAATGTTGAAGAGGCAATTCCTTTGCTGGAAGAGTTGAATGGAGAACTGAAAGAACTGATGGCATTTTGTCTGGGAAAAACCAAAGAGATTACATTTAAAACGGGCTCTGTCCTGAATAAACTCCTGTCCAAAATAAATGTGGTGGCTGAAGACCATTTTAAAGCCGTATGGGCAGTTGCAGCAAGGACGTATTATCCTGAAGATACTTTTCCTGAGTTTGAAGAAACGTATCTTAAAGAGATTCCAATGGTGGTTTCGCCATTTAATCCCATTATTACATTCGAAGAGCGCTGGAATGAATTTGTGAATTACCAGACAAAGCAAAAAGAACGTACCCCTTCCTGGTATGAGTTGAATTTCCTTGTTCCGGGATATAAAAATATGCCTGATTATTTCTTATATGGTTTAGACTTGTTTGGTCGTAAAAATAGCTGGGATTACATGATGGGCCAGGAAGGTAATGTGTATTTCTGGGATAGCCTGATGCCGCAGAATTCGGATGCACTTGCTTATTTCCTTTTGCGCTCGTCCTGTCTCACTTCTGATGGTGGGGGAGATGGATTGAAAGGATTTTTAGATGTGGTTAACCGAAAGGGATTTTTGTTTTCCAAGGTCAGTACGCTGGTATTTGCCTGTACTTTCTTTCAGAATAAAAAGGAGACCCGCCTGATGGCAGGGGAAATTCTGATTAACCTGGTAGAGAGACATGCCATAGATCTTGTCCTTTTCTCGGAAAAGCTGGCTTTCCTGGCTACGAATAAATATGGACCTTTTTTAAGACTGATTGAAAGTATGAGCATGCTGAAAGATGTTTCTCCTCTACACAATTCGGCATTTTTACAGTTGCTGGAAGGGATATTTAAAGATCTGGATATTCAGGATAAGATACCGGTTAACTTCAAAAAAATGGTGGAACATTATATTGATGTACTTTATAAAACCAATCAGCAACCTTCTGCAAATGCGGTGGCTTTGTTTGAGAAATTAAAAGATAATGCTTCGTTGAAAGCTTTGATAAAGCAAATTTTAAAATAGAAGAGCATGACAGATTTACAATATCATTATAGTGGTGTTTCGACGTATACTAAGGTTAAAGGGGTAAACAGCCTTGTCCTGGCACACCAGACAGAAATCGAAGCCGTAAATAATATTCCTTGTTTTTTCTGGGGCACGCTGACAGATCCCTATGTGACGGCAAAATGCTGGAGTACAATTGCTAAAGTGGTCCGTTCCAGCTTTGGACCGGTACCTCCGAGTTTGCGTGACCCTATTGTTTCGGCTGGAACAGAACGAATCCGGTTTGAAGGTTTTTCGTCTTGCAATGGGGTGTATGTCAGACTGGATATGAAACCCGAATCCATAGACGGTGAATTTATTGCGAGTGGAACGACCAATGTAGATTTTAATGATCCTATGCTGAATGCCCTGAATAGCATTCAGAAAAATGAAAAGGTAACCCTGGCGGTAGGGCAACAGGATGTACAGGTCATTACGGCTAAAACTAAGGTGACAGAAAAGAAGGTGACGCTGCCAATGCGCTGGATAAAAGGATTGACGAGCGTACAATTGTATCTGGCAGACATGGATCTGAAGTTTGAACTGAATAAGATTCAGACCATTCAGCTTTTTCAAACCTTACCAAAAGGAAGTGTAAAAGGAGATTTCTTTATCACTAAAAGGGCAGGTAAGTTTATGTTTTCTACACTGATGACTGCAGATGGATTACGAATCGGAGGAATACACCGGCTGCGTTTGCTGGAAGGAGTGCTTGCGATAGCAGAGAAGGTATTTATTTATGAGTCAGCGGATAAACAAACCTGTGCAATGGTCTGCGAATTTGGTAAAATGCAATTGCTGATGGCCTTTTCCCCGGATGCTTACCGTGGATTTTCAGGCGAGGGAAAAGCCCTGGAGCATATGACCGAAAATGTACCGGTGGAGTGGGTGTATGGACTGAATAGTTTGTTGAAATCCAATGAGACTTTTGATCCTACTTTATTGTCCATAGCGCATGATATAGATTTTGGAACCATGGATCAGCTGACCGCAGGCTTGTCTTCTATCGGGTTATTGGGTTACGATCTGATGGGACGTAATCATTTTTACAGACAGTTGCCATTTAAAACGGAGCGGATTCTGAGTTTAAATCCAAGATTAAAGAATGCAAAAAAGCTGATTGACAATGAAGAGGTTCAGATTGTAAGGAAAGAACCGGGGTATATTGAGGCGACTGTAAAAGGAAGTGGCGTGCAGCATAAAGTAGTGATGGATCAACAGGGGGATCGTTGTACCTGTGAGTGGTTTACTGCCTATCAGGGAAAACGAGGAATTTGCAAGCATATCCTCGCTGTAAAAATAGTCGTTTGAGGGATATTAACGAAAAAACATTTAAGGGCAATAGAGGAATAGAATTGTAAGGGTTAAAGAACCCTTGACAACTTAGTCTGGTAAAACAAATACCTCAGGAACCAATTCGTAGGCATCGCCTTTTTTGCGGACATGTCCGAGGCCAGGCCATGGCAGGTGATAGGCAAAAATTCTTTGCTTCTTTACAGCGATTTGTTCTAATACGGCTCTCCTGGTTTTTATGGCAAGATCAAAATCGGTATCTCCAAAGAATCCCCATTCCGGATGTGGGATGACCAATACATCAGAGTGTACGAGGTCTGCTACGTCTATCAATTCCTCTTCACCAGAAAAAACGGTGCATACGGTATGCCCTGGGGTATGTCCGGGAGCG
This region of Pedobacter steynii genomic DNA includes:
- a CDS encoding SWIM zinc finger family protein, coding for MTDLQYHYSGVSTYTKVKGVNSLVLAHQTEIEAVNNIPCFFWGTLTDPYVTAKCWSTIAKVVRSSFGPVPPSLRDPIVSAGTERIRFEGFSSCNGVYVRLDMKPESIDGEFIASGTTNVDFNDPMLNALNSIQKNEKVTLAVGQQDVQVITAKTKVTEKKVTLPMRWIKGLTSVQLYLADMDLKFELNKIQTIQLFQTLPKGSVKGDFFITKRAGKFMFSTLMTADGLRIGGIHRLRLLEGVLAIAEKVFIYESADKQTCAMVCEFGKMQLLMAFSPDAYRGFSGEGKALEHMTENVPVEWVYGLNSLLKSNETFDPTLLSIAHDIDFGTMDQLTAGLSSIGLLGYDLMGRNHFYRQLPFKTERILSLNPRLKNAKKLIDNEEVQIVRKEPGYIEATVKGSGVQHKVVMDQQGDRCTCEWFTAYQGKRGICKHILAVKIVV
- a CDS encoding mechanosensitive ion channel family protein, whose protein sequence is MTNLYAQKKDTLSGSSIKDSLKLNFVARMQAFAKQASKKSTAEFEADKAAISQIKTFDEIRRTMQKAKIYLKGNLDTPGTKLELKEIEDDFVVAGDGVFTNKGSAQTFRNLTATSKILSELVNIAHARKLKLDTRQQELNNFRYQLDSLLSVPALFKFPTDSTTLMKYLQKIRVVAYETSPVDSSLKLAGNNIQSLLNQVNMTVFKLQSSLEEIESYQKDMAGNTYKREFDNIWAPPAYYRPFGEILEFSATKGLLTLSFYAKNNSGKLIILVLLILTSFVYLRSLRNIYIEADLLKSDFEGQLVLRYPLLSATLLVLSLFQFFFLSPPFILNVIFWLVSCACLTIIFNKYVNRYWMRVWLIMVLFFAVTAVANLVLQASRIERWFMLIVSMIGFMVGLMTLIKGRREKLREKWIIWSIAFMVVLEFAAIIANLFGRYNLAKTLFISGFLNVVIAILFLWTVRLINEGLFLAFNVYSGQDRKLFYLNFERVGKKAPPLFYVLLVVGWAVLFGRNFPAFEYLSEPLQNFFSQERTLGGYTFSIYNLVLFLAIMLISVIVSKVVSFFASDGHLASGKENKQERQGIGSWLLLVRISILCIGLFLAIAAAGIPVDRITIVLGALGVGIGFGLQTLVNNLVSGLIIAFEKPVNVGDIVDVDGQGGKMKSIGFRSSVISNWDGADVVMPNGDLLNAHLINWSLGGNRKRVSILIGISYDSDLEKSRQLLTGILGNEPRISKNPAPVVQFEQLGSSSIELKVYFWTKHIGEANVTKSDLIVAIVDAFKENGIAIPFPQQDVYLHHPDKKESH
- a CDS encoding DUF6493 family protein, which gives rise to MKKHLKYIDGTSDKFWQIEVTDATYTVTYGRNGTSGTSQSKSFESNEACLKVAEKLLNEKVKKGYSEDGEVVISNPVSRSAKSSGTDIQVVFDAYDAIIKSKNLRALLPFLKEYAKGNVEVLKKHIRKSKRYWMDFVDLSKEPQFKKHNSQWGTRGDQLQNDIISLSAIALFNKTDITPWDDAFELLKRADEPVILEVLHWSKPEWLEGFLLDKAKRDNWRRFDYLSLRALEKESLIQHQPELYALSLASFNEWTGKIKSRKFIDYIVNDQVAYERDVPELFNYETELQNGHFRDHDKEPYDAHNIWEIIFDTLLDEGKLKRKTFIEEAILIQSKDWNNNLKSFFRKRLAELNPLADELLPLQESIFACLHYPYAPVVNFAMELIKKIYEEKKFSINSFLDWMEPVMMATDNKTAIKTAFPVLEKLNRQHPKFNERITALLADVYVVPDLNIQERATKLLLKIASGKDQHLSEKLSSYVSLMQGNVRASLSSLLTEDTLLIDQEETETYHYEPKKEKVLLQEIGLPKDWNDIVFLFGKFIASDEVIDGEVLLNTYITQKQLFPEDYTAQLQPYGKQLEKKYFESVYKSYISVFLQQKIHNYDIEFKVQDVPYQKVKTLLLVKPLLNAVQKRMNSKTLLPMLSFPSHLPYWVAPKVLMERLVAYQKAGEEIDKLDLSIAISRMPRENVEEAIPLLEELNGELKELMAFCLGKTKEITFKTGSVLNKLLSKINVVAEDHFKAVWAVAARTYYPEDTFPEFEETYLKEIPMVVSPFNPIITFEERWNEFVNYQTKQKERTPSWYELNFLVPGYKNMPDYFLYGLDLFGRKNSWDYMMGQEGNVYFWDSLMPQNSDALAYFLLRSSCLTSDGGGDGLKGFLDVVNRKGFLFSKVSTLVFACTFFQNKKETRLMAGEILINLVERHAIDLVLFSEKLAFLATNKYGPFLRLIESMSMLKDVSPLHNSAFLQLLEGIFKDLDIQDKIPVNFKKMVEHYIDVLYKTNQQPSANAVALFEKLKDNASLKALIKQILK